The Endozoicomonas montiporae CL-33 genome contains a region encoding:
- a CDS encoding cation diffusion facilitator family transporter, whose protein sequence is MDLAQRSQLMTCATIASVATALLLIVVKVIAWHMTSSLSILATLVDSIMDAVASLITLIAVRISLTPADDEHRFGHGKAEYLSVLMQAVFISGSAIILLLQAVKRLASDTAPVVNENIGVAVMVISIAATTGLLVFQRYVVRRTGSTAIAADAMHYKVDLLTNMAVIIALMTAAAGYPSMDSFLTIAIAVYMLTGVVKLVWEAIQHLMDHSLPPEQLEEIERRCLSVPGVISVHEIRTRVSGQIPFIQMHLDLSGELPLREAHDIGYQAKQALLEWLPDADIIVHLDPD, encoded by the coding sequence ATGGATCTGGCGCAACGCAGTCAACTGATGACCTGTGCAACCATCGCCTCAGTCGCTACCGCTCTGTTGCTGATTGTTGTGAAGGTGATTGCCTGGCACATGACCAGTTCACTCAGTATTCTGGCGACACTGGTCGATTCGATCATGGACGCGGTGGCTTCGCTGATTACTCTGATAGCGGTTCGAATTTCCTTAACCCCTGCCGATGACGAACACCGCTTTGGTCATGGCAAGGCGGAATATCTGTCCGTTTTAATGCAGGCCGTATTTATTTCCGGCTCAGCCATTATTCTGTTATTGCAGGCCGTTAAACGCCTGGCTTCAGACACTGCGCCCGTTGTGAATGAAAATATTGGTGTGGCGGTGATGGTCATTTCAATCGCAGCCACCACCGGACTTCTGGTCTTTCAACGTTATGTCGTCAGGCGTACCGGTTCCACCGCCATTGCAGCGGATGCCATGCATTATAAGGTTGATCTCCTGACCAATATGGCAGTGATTATTGCCCTGATGACGGCTGCCGCGGGTTATCCATCCATGGATAGTTTTCTGACCATTGCGATCGCCGTTTATATGCTCACCGGGGTCGTAAAACTGGTCTGGGAAGCCATACAACACCTGATGGATCACTCACTGCCACCCGAGCAGCTGGAAGAAATTGAACGAAGGTGTCTTTCAGTACCGGGAGTCATCAGCGTGCACGAAATCCGTACACGTGTTTCAGGGCAGATTCCTTTTATACAGATGCATCTGGATCTGAGTGGTGAACTGCCCCTGAGAGAAGCTCACGATATCGGTTATCAGGCCAAACAGGCGTTACTGGAATGGTTGCCGGACGCCGACATTATTGTTCACCTTGATCCAGATTAA
- a CDS encoding DUF934 domain-containing protein, protein MDRKLLKDGELHEHQSVVWQSDLILTNEHREALVPRSLLKIEMQKEWQADKQRLDLAGLRKLLYIFPDDDLSDIESELDQFDGIAIDFTVFLDGRGFSHARYLREHCGYQGEIRAVGDVLVDQLFFMQRCGFSSFLLKADQNTDAAFKALSSFSLSYQNASDSRKALYLEREACQVLA, encoded by the coding sequence ATGGACAGAAAGCTGCTTAAAGATGGTGAATTACACGAACATCAGAGTGTAGTCTGGCAAAGCGATCTGATTCTGACGAATGAACACCGTGAAGCACTGGTTCCAAGATCATTGCTTAAGATAGAAATGCAGAAAGAGTGGCAGGCAGATAAACAAAGGCTTGATCTCGCCGGACTTCGCAAGCTGCTTTATATTTTTCCTGATGATGATTTGTCGGATATTGAATCTGAATTGGATCAGTTTGATGGTATTGCCATTGATTTCACCGTGTTTTTGGATGGCCGGGGCTTTTCCCATGCCAGATACCTGCGCGAGCATTGTGGTTATCAGGGCGAAATAAGAGCTGTGGGTGATGTGCTGGTGGATCAGCTGTTTTTCATGCAACGCTGCGGTTTCAGTAGCTTTCTACTCAAGGCGGATCAAAATACCGATGCAGCCTTTAAGGCACTGTCCAGCTTTTCACTCAGCTATCAGAATGCCAGTGATTCACGAAAAGCGCTGTATCTTGAGCGTGAAGCATGTCAGGTGCTTGCCTGA
- a CDS encoding nitrite/sulfite reductase encodes MYIYDEYDQRIVDERVDQFRDQTRRYLAGEMTEDQFLPLRLQNGLYIQRFAPMMRIAIPYGLLSTRQVRKLADISRQYDKGYVHFTTRQNVQLNWPRLEQVPDILAELATVQMHAIQTSGACIRNTTTDPFAGVAADETVDPRPWCELIRQWSTFHPEFAFLPRKFKIAVCGSEEDRAATLVHDIGVHLHRDREGKINISILAGGGLGRTPVIGSVIKEDLEPAQLLNYLDATLRIYNLYGRRDNKYKARIKILVKAMTPEVFARQVEEEWHRIRAVTEPLNQQEIDRVSAHFTRPDYDSLADQDFNDLSLQGSASFQRWLKQNVSPHQQPGYSAVTLTLKATSDAPGDVSAEQLDVIADLADQYSYGELRVTHEQNLVFADVPQHELPKLWQALDNIGLATPNRGLLTDIICCPGGDYCALANARSIPLAEEIQQYFEDLDYLHDIGELDLNLSGCMNACAHHHVGHIGILGVDRKGEEYYQIQIGGSSAKSASLGKIIGPSFKREEVPDVIKQLMSVYLERRHEGERFVDTSLRLGLEPFKEKVYGQKAA; translated from the coding sequence ATGTACATATACGACGAATACGACCAGCGTATAGTGGATGAGCGGGTTGATCAGTTCAGAGATCAGACTCGTCGCTATCTCGCCGGGGAAATGACTGAAGATCAGTTCCTGCCACTGAGATTACAGAACGGCCTCTATATTCAACGCTTTGCCCCGATGATGCGGATCGCCATTCCCTATGGCTTGCTCAGTACCCGTCAGGTTAGGAAGCTGGCCGATATTTCCCGTCAATACGACAAGGGCTATGTGCATTTTACTACCCGGCAGAATGTACAGTTAAACTGGCCCAGGCTGGAACAGGTACCTGATATCCTTGCCGAGCTGGCCACTGTACAGATGCATGCCATACAGACCAGTGGTGCCTGCATCCGAAATACGACAACAGACCCTTTTGCCGGTGTTGCCGCCGATGAAACCGTTGACCCCCGTCCATGGTGTGAACTCATCCGACAATGGTCAACCTTTCACCCGGAATTTGCCTTTCTTCCCAGAAAATTCAAAATCGCCGTCTGCGGTTCAGAAGAAGATCGTGCAGCCACACTGGTACACGACATTGGCGTACATCTGCACAGGGATCGCGAAGGAAAGATTAACATCAGTATTCTTGCGGGTGGTGGACTGGGTCGGACGCCGGTCATTGGCTCTGTTATCAAGGAAGACCTCGAACCTGCGCAGCTCCTTAACTATCTCGATGCCACCCTGCGAATCTATAACCTTTATGGCAGACGGGATAACAAATATAAGGCTCGCATCAAGATACTGGTAAAGGCGATGACGCCTGAAGTCTTTGCCCGTCAGGTTGAAGAAGAGTGGCACAGAATCAGAGCCGTGACCGAGCCCTTAAATCAGCAGGAAATCGACAGGGTTTCTGCCCACTTTACCCGTCCTGACTATGACTCCCTGGCTGATCAGGACTTCAATGATCTTTCATTGCAAGGCTCAGCCAGTTTTCAGCGCTGGTTGAAACAAAATGTCTCTCCCCATCAGCAACCAGGTTACAGTGCTGTCACTCTGACATTAAAAGCCACATCAGACGCGCCCGGTGATGTGTCTGCTGAACAGTTGGACGTCATTGCAGATCTTGCAGACCAGTACAGCTATGGCGAGCTGCGCGTTACCCATGAACAAAACCTGGTTTTCGCGGATGTACCACAGCATGAGTTACCGAAACTCTGGCAGGCATTGGACAACATCGGTCTGGCAACACCAAACCGCGGATTGTTGACCGATATCATCTGCTGCCCCGGAGGAGATTACTGTGCGCTGGCCAATGCCCGTTCTATTCCTCTGGCAGAAGAAATCCAGCAGTATTTTGAAGATCTCGACTATTTGCATGATATTGGCGAGCTGGATCTTAACCTGTCCGGCTGCATGAATGCCTGCGCCCATCACCACGTGGGTCACATCGGTATTCTCGGCGTGGATCGCAAAGGTGAAGAGTACTATCAAATCCAGATTGGCGGTTCATCAGCCAAGTCTGCCTCGCTGGGCAAAATTATTGGACCTTCGTTTAAGCGGGAGGAAGTGCCTGATGTCATCAAGCAATTGATGTCGGTTTATCTTGAGCGCAGACACGAAGGTGAACGCTTTGTTGATACCAGCCTGAGACTGGGATTGGAGCCATTCAAGGAGAAGGTGTATGGACAGAAAGCTGCTTAA
- a CDS encoding monovalent cation:proton antiporter family protein: MDFTFFNQLMMILGLSVCAISLFHRFNLPESLGYLAVGIVLGPTATGFIHQDFDISLLAEIGVVFLLFTLGLEFSISRMKSMKQEVFGLGGLQVLLCATGIFGILNVLGVPVRESLIIAAALALSSTAIVSKELTQSNEIRARQGQLSIGVLLFQDIAAVLFLILVPAIAGAGGQSVLPAIGMALVKGTLFVTLMLAAGKWVLPVVFKEIARTRSEELFVLVALMTALMAAWLTHMLGLSMALGGFIAGMMLGDSNYKHQVEADIRPFRDILLGLFFVSVGLMLDLNILAQHWPVILGATIGLLVFKFSVISILATTFGEERRTALKTGLTLCQGGEFCFALIALATQYGQTGGEKASLVLSATILSMLVAPMLIRNSSSIVKLFCKGVETSATYEGSVDIKQRAAHISDHTLICGYGRVGQTISRFLSRENLQYVALDDDAMHVHEAGLAGEPVFYGDCRRLELLEAAGVDRAKQVIVCIDNADNALAVVNTIRSEYHHLPILVRTRDLAQCDELKQAGATTVVPEVLESSLLIVKQVFLMLGMDREVVRHKIHQAREQQYDILSGYYPGVTDILAETDDVPVRHAVTLCKGSPCEGLRPAELPVEGNVSVMGIKRDGITYEPAQVTRMAADDIVILAGPMASLKQSEKNLI; the protein is encoded by the coding sequence ATGGACTTTACCTTTTTCAACCAGTTAATGATGATACTGGGGCTGTCGGTCTGCGCCATATCTCTGTTTCACCGCTTTAATTTGCCTGAAAGTCTGGGGTACCTGGCCGTAGGTATTGTGCTTGGCCCCACGGCTACCGGCTTTATTCATCAGGACTTTGATATCAGTCTGCTGGCCGAGATTGGTGTTGTTTTCCTGCTCTTTACCCTGGGGCTGGAGTTTTCAATCAGTCGCATGAAGTCCATGAAGCAGGAAGTCTTTGGGCTGGGCGGTTTGCAGGTGCTGCTTTGTGCAACCGGTATTTTTGGCATTCTGAATGTGCTGGGCGTTCCGGTCAGGGAGAGCCTGATCATTGCTGCAGCTCTGGCACTCTCTTCCACGGCCATAGTCTCCAAAGAGCTGACCCAGAGTAATGAAATACGTGCCCGTCAGGGGCAATTGAGTATTGGAGTTTTACTGTTTCAGGATATTGCGGCGGTTCTGTTTCTGATTCTGGTACCTGCTATTGCCGGTGCGGGCGGACAATCTGTTTTGCCTGCTATTGGGATGGCACTGGTCAAAGGAACTTTGTTCGTTACTCTTATGCTGGCAGCGGGAAAATGGGTTCTACCGGTTGTTTTCAAAGAAATTGCCCGCACGCGCTCAGAAGAACTGTTTGTGCTGGTGGCGCTGATGACCGCTCTGATGGCTGCCTGGCTGACCCATATGCTGGGCTTGTCTATGGCGCTTGGCGGTTTTATCGCCGGTATGATGCTGGGCGACTCCAACTATAAACATCAGGTAGAAGCAGACATCCGTCCTTTCAGAGATATTCTGCTGGGATTGTTCTTTGTTTCAGTGGGTCTGATGCTTGACCTGAATATTCTTGCACAACACTGGCCTGTTATTTTGGGTGCAACCATTGGCTTGCTGGTCTTTAAATTCTCCGTTATTTCCATATTGGCAACCACCTTTGGTGAAGAACGTCGAACGGCTTTAAAGACGGGTCTCACTCTCTGTCAGGGCGGTGAGTTTTGCTTTGCGCTGATTGCACTGGCTACCCAGTACGGGCAAACCGGTGGAGAGAAAGCTTCTCTGGTTCTGTCTGCCACCATTCTCTCGATGCTGGTGGCTCCGATGCTTATTCGAAACAGCTCAAGTATTGTAAAACTCTTTTGTAAGGGCGTTGAAACCAGCGCAACCTATGAAGGCTCCGTAGACATTAAACAACGGGCTGCGCATATTTCAGACCACACTTTGATTTGTGGTTACGGTCGGGTAGGACAAACCATCAGCCGGTTCCTGTCTCGGGAAAACCTGCAATATGTTGCTCTGGACGACGACGCAATGCATGTGCATGAAGCAGGACTGGCCGGTGAACCTGTGTTTTATGGCGATTGTCGCAGGCTTGAGCTGCTGGAGGCAGCAGGGGTAGATCGAGCCAAACAGGTCATCGTTTGTATCGACAATGCCGACAATGCTCTGGCTGTGGTGAATACGATCCGGTCAGAATATCATCATTTACCGATTCTGGTTCGAACCCGGGACCTGGCTCAATGTGACGAGCTCAAGCAGGCGGGTGCAACAACAGTGGTTCCGGAAGTGCTGGAATCCAGTCTGCTCATTGTTAAGCAGGTGTTTCTGATGCTGGGTATGGATCGCGAAGTGGTCAGGCACAAGATTCACCAGGCTCGGGAGCAACAGTACGATATTCTCAGCGGCTACTATCCCGGCGTGACCGATATTCTGGCCGAGACCGATGATGTGCCAGTGCGACACGCAGTTACCCTGTGCAAAGGCTCACCCTGCGAAGGACTGCGTCCTGCAGAGCTGCCTGTTGAAGGTAATGTGTCTGTTATGGGCATCAAACGTGACGGTATTACCTATGAGCCCGCACAGGTGACCCGTATGGCAGCAGACGATATTGTGATTCTGGCGGGTCCCATGGCCAGCCTGAAGCAAAGTGAGAAGAACCTTATCTGA
- a CDS encoding DUF2970 domain-containing protein: MQKKREKGTGVKAILQSAFASAFGVQSKKNLSRDFNQGRPADFIIAGIIGTVLFVTVLVVIVKTILTVSAS; the protein is encoded by the coding sequence ATGCAAAAGAAACGGGAAAAAGGTACAGGGGTCAAAGCCATTCTGCAAAGTGCTTTTGCATCTGCTTTTGGCGTCCAGAGTAAAAAAAATCTGAGTCGTGATTTTAATCAGGGAAGACCGGCGGACTTCATTATTGCCGGTATTATTGGAACAGTGTTGTTTGTTACCGTGCTGGTGGTTATCGTAAAAACGATATTGACGGTATCCGCTTCCTGA
- a CDS encoding glutaredoxin family protein produces the protein MLNKLQDEGLIQWLPIEISNSDELIDRYGIRIPVIKEQGTEKEAGWPFDFEQLHDWVRMGSIIR, from the coding sequence ATGCTGAATAAATTGCAGGACGAAGGTCTTATTCAGTGGCTTCCCATTGAAATCAGCAACAGTGATGAGCTGATTGACCGCTACGGTATTCGTATTCCTGTAATCAAAGAGCAGGGGACTGAGAAGGAAGCAGGCTGGCCATTTGACTTTGAGCAGTTGCATGATTGGGTCAGAATGGGTTCTATTATTAGATAA
- a CDS encoding RING finger protein, producing MAETQTKSFIVEVEHNNQSFSIKPDLDAWPAMPAIDMEPLRKNSADTTDTSSYAGSDSPPDDKPYRPPGSWQTVTTVVESIWQPLYANREVIGYTLILTLQKQGSPPESQPYLWLPLVATVVVGWLTRKHWNPELPLFSQMDEQESSEQHELQIITLMNSNQGSSFWLSFPERQQDQSFGSCYSFGYSPSSGCLSGNSGGGGGFPPGSAHTFGQHCPEHPCNNGPCTYASNRGADQHPANGRCQDYRMELDTYIVEELCLSFQSATAPGSSASNGFGNFPVASALQPLEATEQHLCGFCTDGSCFLCKNPCPAPEGVTHCREASFVRAMAAPQTQTLIHFSHPQQPGCFQNGTNVLTHISPSFIAKQYTGFTPSSFSSSTASIQTVVTAETGSTTSELEPRPAKKKKLQHTGSESEFTGDNSQQLLNQHLKEFRALRTPTDNLCWLHAINLSANENVSGLIERLIAMIKNYLEGNAQELTTEYLNFLSGWEAVQGVENVRLVLKQLTNREWPDFTILLPLLSHLLKKTFVVVNLHASGLTQDQVFTYANPDDFQVTIVSEASSISTTGEPVYLGLLSNDNHFVGIRPSTQDENNPYRCPVCFKNFTENSDIKSTSCFHYICNHCFEKLNKPEWTCPICREEQKFIQALSTHKGRDHTGPQTCDVTVVGRMASSGHAGRSARMLKPCILTKANITPGHKPVT from the coding sequence TTGGCTGAGACGCAGACAAAGAGTTTTATTGTAGAGGTTGAACATAACAACCAAAGCTTTTCTATAAAGCCTGATCTGGATGCATGGCCTGCAATGCCAGCCATTGATATGGAGCCATTGCGGAAAAACTCGGCAGACACTACTGACACAAGCAGCTATGCAGGATCAGACTCACCACCTGATGACAAGCCATACAGACCTCCCGGTTCCTGGCAAACCGTGACCACTGTGGTTGAGTCCATTTGGCAGCCTCTGTACGCCAATCGTGAAGTCATCGGTTACACATTAATTCTGACTCTCCAAAAACAGGGAAGCCCCCCTGAGTCCCAGCCTTATTTATGGCTACCTTTGGTAGCGACTGTCGTCGTCGGTTGGCTGACCAGAAAACACTGGAATCCAGAACTCCCTCTGTTCAGTCAAATGGATGAACAGGAGTCTAGTGAGCAGCATGAACTTCAAATCATCACGTTGATGAACTCGAATCAAGGAAGTTCTTTCTGGCTATCTTTCCCGGAACGACAACAGGACCAATCATTTGGCTCATGCTATTCCTTTGGATATTCACCTTCTTCAGGCTGCCTGTCTGGTAATTCTGGTGGCGGTGGCGGTTTTCCCCCTGGTTCCGCACATACCTTCGGCCAGCATTGTCCCGAGCATCCATGTAACAATGGACCTTGCACCTATGCCTCCAATCGCGGCGCAGACCAACATCCTGCTAATGGCCGGTGTCAGGATTACCGTATGGAACTGGATACATATATAGTGGAAGAGCTGTGTTTATCATTTCAATCTGCTACAGCTCCAGGTTCCAGCGCTTCTAATGGCTTTGGTAATTTTCCCGTTGCCTCTGCCCTACAGCCTTTAGAAGCAACTGAACAACATTTATGCGGTTTCTGTACTGACGGCTCCTGTTTTCTCTGCAAAAATCCTTGTCCTGCTCCTGAAGGAGTTACACATTGCCGAGAAGCTAGTTTTGTCAGGGCAATGGCCGCTCCCCAGACACAAACCTTAATCCACTTCTCTCATCCTCAACAACCGGGCTGCTTTCAAAACGGTACTAACGTTTTAACTCATATATCCCCTTCTTTCATAGCAAAGCAATATACGGGTTTTACACCATCTTCGTTTAGCTCATCTACCGCTAGCATTCAAACAGTTGTTACTGCAGAAACTGGTAGCACAACTAGCGAGCTGGAACCCCGTCCTGCTAAAAAGAAAAAGCTTCAGCACACTGGCTCTGAATCTGAATTTACGGGAGATAACTCTCAACAGCTGTTAAACCAGCATCTTAAGGAATTCCGTGCTTTGCGAACTCCCACAGATAACCTTTGTTGGCTGCATGCTATCAATTTATCCGCAAATGAAAACGTCTCTGGTCTGATTGAAAGGCTCATTGCCATGATTAAAAATTACTTAGAAGGTAATGCGCAGGAATTGACAACCGAATATCTAAATTTTCTCTCAGGCTGGGAAGCTGTACAGGGTGTAGAAAATGTCCGATTGGTTTTGAAACAACTCACCAATCGAGAATGGCCAGACTTCACTATTTTATTGCCGCTTCTGAGCCACTTACTCAAAAAAACTTTTGTCGTTGTCAATCTGCATGCCAGTGGATTGACTCAGGATCAGGTTTTTACCTACGCCAATCCTGATGATTTTCAAGTCACCATAGTCTCAGAAGCATCGTCTATAAGTACCACAGGGGAACCTGTATATCTGGGACTTCTATCCAATGATAATCACTTTGTCGGTATTCGGCCTAGCACCCAAGATGAAAACAATCCATACCGCTGTCCTGTTTGCTTTAAAAACTTTACAGAAAACAGTGATATCAAGAGTACAAGTTGCTTTCACTACATCTGTAACCATTGTTTTGAGAAACTTAACAAACCAGAGTGGACGTGTCCTATATGCAGGGAGGAACAGAAGTTTATTCAAGCCCTGTCTACTCACAAAGGAAGAGACCACACCGGGCCACAAACCTGTGACGTGACAGTGGTCGGGAGGATGGCCAGCAGCGGCCATGCGGGACGGTCTGCAAGAATGCTCAAGCCCTGTATACTCACAAAAGCCAATATCACACCGGGCCACAAACCTGTGACGTGA
- a CDS encoding MOSC domain-containing protein has protein sequence MTSDQSSLFVTDLAIYPVKSTRRLPVKQARIVSTGFDHDRRWMLVDSNGKFITQRQHPKMVHIVSVPDERGVLLSAPGMNDLQVTYPLVNQRSLVTVWSDECAAQDAGDQAAQWFSQYMGLDCRLVYMDEQCQRIVDQRYAASDDLTSFADGFPFLLTSEASLADLNGRLEEAVPMERFRPNIIINGLEAFAEDRWQRIRIGSVEFRVSKACTRCVMTTVDTQTGKKGKEPLKTLASFRKGEKGVLFGMNLNHNSEGVISVGDPVEILA, from the coding sequence GTGACTTCTGACCAATCCTCCCTTTTTGTAACCGATCTGGCCATCTATCCGGTTAAGTCAACCCGCAGGTTACCGGTAAAGCAGGCCCGGATTGTATCAACGGGTTTTGACCATGATCGCCGCTGGATGTTGGTAGACAGTAACGGCAAGTTTATAACCCAGCGTCAGCATCCAAAAATGGTGCATATTGTTTCGGTGCCTGACGAGAGAGGCGTTTTACTGTCCGCACCGGGTATGAACGATCTTCAAGTTACTTACCCTCTTGTCAATCAGCGTTCACTGGTGACGGTATGGAGTGATGAATGTGCGGCTCAGGATGCCGGTGATCAGGCAGCTCAATGGTTCAGCCAGTATATGGGTCTTGATTGTCGTCTGGTTTATATGGATGAACAGTGCCAGCGCATCGTTGACCAACGTTATGCAGCATCAGATGATTTGACCAGTTTTGCCGATGGCTTCCCGTTTTTGCTGACTTCCGAAGCTTCTCTTGCCGACCTGAACGGCCGACTTGAAGAGGCAGTACCCATGGAGCGGTTCCGCCCCAATATTATTATCAACGGGCTTGAAGCCTTTGCCGAAGATCGCTGGCAACGAATCCGAATCGGTTCCGTTGAGTTCCGGGTATCCAAAGCCTGTACCCGCTGTGTCATGACAACCGTTGACACCCAAACCGGTAAAAAGGGTAAAGAGCCATTGAAAACACTGGCCAGCTTCAGGAAAGGGGAGAAGGGTGTGTTGTTTGGCATGAACCTGAATCACAACAGTGAAGGCGTCATTTCCGTGGGTGACCCGGTAGAGATTCTGGCCTGA
- the xthA gene encoding exodeoxyribonuclease III: MKIITFNVNGVRARLHQLEALIQKHEPEVIGLQEIKVADEDFPVEAMESLGYHIEYFGQKTHYGVGLMSKQKPLRVQKGYLTDTPDAQRRIILADYKTSGGQLYTVINGYFPQGESRDHPVKFPAKKQFYADLMTSLNHDFTPESNLAVMGDFNISSTDADIGIGADNAKRWLRTGKCSFLPEEREWFQTLLNWGLQDCYREIPPENEDELYSWFDYRSRGFEREPKRGLRIDGILATASMMDKCLSTGIDYDIRSMEKPSDHAPLWADFDF, from the coding sequence ATGAAGATCATCACATTTAATGTCAATGGTGTTCGTGCTCGGCTGCATCAGCTGGAAGCCCTGATACAGAAGCACGAACCGGAAGTGATTGGCTTGCAGGAAATTAAAGTCGCCGATGAAGATTTTCCAGTTGAAGCCATGGAGTCCCTTGGCTACCACATCGAATATTTCGGGCAGAAGACCCACTATGGCGTGGGCCTGATGAGCAAGCAGAAGCCGCTCAGGGTGCAGAAGGGTTATCTGACTGACACCCCTGATGCCCAGCGCCGAATCATTCTTGCAGACTATAAGACATCTGGCGGTCAACTCTATACGGTGATCAATGGCTACTTTCCCCAGGGCGAAAGCCGTGACCATCCGGTAAAGTTTCCTGCAAAAAAACAGTTTTATGCAGACCTGATGACCAGCCTTAACCATGACTTCACACCTGAATCCAATCTGGCTGTTATGGGCGACTTCAATATTTCATCCACCGATGCTGATATTGGCATTGGTGCAGACAATGCCAAACGCTGGCTACGCACTGGCAAATGCAGCTTTCTGCCAGAAGAGCGGGAATGGTTCCAGACGCTTCTGAACTGGGGGCTACAGGATTGCTATCGGGAAATCCCTCCGGAAAACGAAGATGAACTGTACAGCTGGTTTGATTATCGCAGCCGCGGCTTTGAACGAGAGCCAAAGCGCGGCCTGAGAATCGATGGCATTCTGGCAACCGCATCCATGATGGATAAGTGCCTCAGCACCGGTATTGATTACGATATTCGCAGCATGGAAAAACCTTCAGATCATGCGCCACTCTGGGCAGATTTTGATTTCTGA
- a CDS encoding TatD family hydrolase, translating into MIDIGVNLTDKQFNRDREAVVERAVAAGVNTLILTGTDMDESIAALELAQQYPEHCYSTAGIHPHSAKEATDSSYKTLSSLFQEQTVVAAGEMGLDFNRDFSPRPVQETVFEQQLALAVQHNMPAFCHERDASQRFFDIVREFRDELSGLVVHCFTADKEALYRYLDLDLHIGITGWVCDERRGTHLHPLLRDIPKNRLMIETDAPWLLPRTMDKKPKNRRNEPAFLPWVARTIAEHTGETAEQVMQETAETARLFFNLDQGEQ; encoded by the coding sequence ATGATCGATATTGGCGTTAATCTGACCGATAAACAGTTTAACCGTGACCGCGAAGCAGTCGTTGAACGAGCCGTTGCAGCCGGTGTCAACACCCTGATCCTCACCGGCACTGATATGGATGAATCAATTGCGGCATTAGAACTAGCGCAACAATACCCTGAGCACTGCTATTCCACCGCCGGGATTCATCCCCACAGTGCAAAGGAAGCCACGGACTCCAGTTACAAAACATTGTCTTCTCTGTTTCAGGAACAGACCGTCGTCGCTGCCGGGGAAATGGGGCTGGATTTTAATCGTGATTTTTCACCCCGCCCGGTTCAGGAAACTGTTTTCGAACAGCAGCTGGCCCTGGCCGTTCAACATAATATGCCTGCCTTTTGCCACGAACGGGACGCATCCCAACGGTTTTTTGATATTGTCAGAGAGTTTCGGGATGAGCTGAGTGGACTGGTTGTGCACTGTTTTACCGCTGATAAAGAGGCGCTTTACCGTTATCTGGATCTTGATCTGCACATTGGTATTACCGGCTGGGTCTGTGATGAACGACGCGGGACGCACCTGCATCCGTTACTAAGGGACATTCCGAAAAATCGCTTGATGATCGAGACTGACGCTCCCTGGCTATTACCCAGAACCATGGACAAAAAGCCTAAAAATCGCCGAAATGAGCCAGCCTTTCTGCCCTGGGTGGCCCGAACCATTGCTGAACACACCGGTGAAACCGCTGAACAGGTGATGCAGGAAACCGCTGAAACGGCCAGATTGTTTTTTAATCTGGATCAAGGTGAACAATAA